A single genomic interval of Shewanella psychropiezotolerans harbors:
- a CDS encoding bifunctional aldolase/short-chain dehydrogenase — MQSLWHAQTASQFVTPLELRVYTSRLLGQEPSLVLHGGGNTSVKTQIENLFGETEEILFVKGSGWDLETIEAAGFAPVKMDVLLKMAQLSELTDSDMVKYQRAAMIDPNAPNPSVEAILHAIIPFAFVDHTHTDAVVTLTNTSSGEAFIEQLYGKRVLVIPYVMPGFALAKLVYEMTQDIDWQSIEGLVLINHGLFTFSDDAKTAYETTIKLVTEAENFIEANLCINAEEREDADEKSLEYPDENINIDLVELAKIRKLVSAQKGAAHLALLNSSKGSCHIASHPELKSIASRGPLTPDHVIRTKRIPAILHDDFEADLSDYAQDYIEYFDRYQSGQTMLNYAPNYAIWQGKAAISFGKTVNQALVVEDITSHTFDAILTAEALGGYQALSPADIFAVEYWELEQAKLKKGASSNDKPLLGKVAMVTTAATQVGQAVVAHMEALGANIVELGEHLEFDTLDKCQEAAETAIIDFGGLDIVICLGDDLSNLMLLKACEAFLEHGISPRVLCVNQGSLPVMSNNIIKVLHLNCSASPTLASLNGSKILVQKTNGEHLQAGVFNLLSAITMMLSNEYVPHEEGVTV, encoded by the coding sequence ATGCAAAGCTTGTGGCATGCCCAAACAGCCAGTCAATTCGTTACCCCTCTCGAATTGAGAGTCTATACCTCACGTCTGTTAGGCCAAGAGCCATCATTAGTGCTACACGGCGGCGGCAACACCTCAGTAAAGACTCAAATCGAAAACCTATTCGGTGAGACCGAAGAAATCCTCTTTGTAAAAGGCAGCGGCTGGGATTTAGAGACCATAGAAGCGGCGGGTTTCGCTCCGGTAAAGATGGACGTGTTATTGAAGATGGCGCAGCTTTCCGAGCTGACCGACAGCGACATGGTTAAGTATCAGCGCGCCGCCATGATAGATCCCAATGCGCCTAATCCCTCGGTTGAAGCCATACTGCACGCCATTATCCCTTTCGCCTTTGTGGACCATACCCACACCGACGCAGTAGTGACTCTGACTAACACTTCAAGCGGTGAAGCCTTTATAGAGCAGTTGTATGGCAAGCGGGTCTTAGTGATCCCCTATGTGATGCCAGGCTTTGCGCTGGCTAAACTGGTTTATGAGATGACTCAGGACATCGACTGGCAGTCGATAGAAGGGTTAGTGCTAATAAACCACGGCCTGTTTACCTTTAGCGACGATGCCAAGACGGCTTACGAGACCACCATTAAACTGGTGACGGAAGCTGAAAATTTTATCGAAGCGAATCTGTGCATCAATGCCGAAGAGCGGGAAGATGCGGATGAAAAGAGCCTTGAGTATCCTGATGAGAACATCAATATTGATCTGGTTGAGCTCGCCAAGATCCGCAAGTTAGTGTCGGCGCAAAAAGGCGCAGCGCATCTGGCTCTGCTAAATAGCAGCAAAGGCTCATGTCATATTGCCTCACACCCAGAACTTAAAAGCATCGCCAGCCGCGGTCCGCTTACGCCGGACCATGTCATTCGCACTAAACGTATTCCCGCTATTTTACATGACGATTTCGAAGCCGACCTCAGCGATTATGCCCAAGACTATATTGAATATTTTGACCGCTATCAGAGCGGTCAAACCATGCTTAACTACGCACCTAACTATGCTATCTGGCAGGGTAAAGCCGCCATTTCTTTCGGCAAGACAGTCAACCAGGCCTTGGTCGTCGAAGATATCACCAGCCATACCTTCGATGCGATATTAACCGCCGAAGCCCTTGGTGGTTATCAGGCTCTGAGCCCGGCAGATATCTTCGCAGTGGAATACTGGGAGCTTGAACAGGCCAAGCTGAAAAAAGGCGCGAGCTCAAATGACAAACCTTTGTTGGGCAAGGTTGCCATGGTAACCACCGCCGCCACACAAGTTGGTCAAGCGGTTGTGGCCCATATGGAAGCGCTGGGCGCTAACATAGTAGAGCTTGGTGAACACCTTGAATTTGATACCTTAGATAAGTGCCAGGAAGCGGCCGAAACCGCCATCATAGATTTTGGCGGCTTAGACATAGTTATCTGCCTTGGGGATGACCTATCTAACCTAATGTTACTCAAAGCCTGTGAAGCCTTTTTAGAGCATGGCATTAGCCCAAGGGTATTGTGCGTTAACCAAGGTTCCCTACCTGTCATGAGCAATAACATCATCAAGGTGCTACACCTGAACTGCTCCGCAAGCCCGACGTTAGCCTCACTGAATGGCTCAAAAATATTAGTACAAAAAACCAATGGCGAGCACCTGCAAGCCGGCGTATTCAACCTGCTCAGCGCGATAACCATGATGTTGTCGAATGAATATGTGCCCCACGAAGAGGGCGTGACGGTTTAA